One window of the Mixophyes fleayi isolate aMixFle1 chromosome 6, aMixFle1.hap1, whole genome shotgun sequence genome contains the following:
- the STMN3 gene encoding stathmin-3: protein MASTVSAYKEKMKELSMLSLICSCFYSQPHPNTIYEYEDMEVKQLNKRASGQSFEVILKSPSDLSPESPPLAISPRKRDISLEELQKRLEAAEERRKSQEAQVLKQLAEKREHERDVLHRAIEDNNNFSRMAEEKLNYKMELSKEIRDAHMAALRERLREKELHAAEVRRNKEQREEMSG from the exons ATGGCCAGCACCGTGTCAG cCTACAAAGAGAAGATGAAGGAGCTCTCTATGCTGTCCCTGATCTGCTCTTGCTTTTACTCTCAGCCTCATCCCAACACAATCTATGAGTATGAAG ACATGGAAGTAAAGCAGTTGAATAAGAGGGCGTCAGGGCAGAGCTTTGAAGTGATCCTGAAGTCTCCTTCAGACCTGTCCCCGGAAAGTCCTCCTCTTGCCATCTCTCCCAGGAAGAGGGACATTTCTCTGGAAGAACTTCAAAAGAGGTTGGAGGCTGCTGAGGAGAGGAGGAAG TCCCAGGAAGCTCAAGTGCTGAAACAGCTTGCTGAAAAACGGGAACATGAGAGGGATGTACTGCACAGAGCGATAGAAGATAATAACAACTTTAGCCGAATGGCTGAGGAAAAACTCAATTACAAGATGGAGCTGAGCAAGGAGATCCGCGATGCCCACATGGCTGCTCTCAGGGAGCGTCTCCGTGAAAAG GAGCTGCATGCAGCAGAGGTTCGCAGGAACAAGGAGCAGCGAGAGGAGATGTCCGGTTAG